The proteins below are encoded in one region of Callospermophilus lateralis isolate mCalLat2 chromosome 9, mCalLat2.hap1, whole genome shotgun sequence:
- the Rprm gene encoding protein reprimo translates to MNPALGNQTDVAGLFLANSSEALERAVRCCTQASVVTDDGFAEAGPDERSLYIMRVVQIAVMCVLSLTVVFGIFFLGCNLLIKSEGMINFLVKDRRPSKEVEAVVVGPY, encoded by the coding sequence ATGAATCCCGCGCTGGGCAACCAGACCGACGTGGCGGGCCTGTTCCTAGCCAACAGCAGCGAGGCGCTGGAGCGCGCAGTGCGCTGCTGCACCCAGGCATCCGTGGTGACCGACGACGGCTTCGCGGAGGCTGGCCCGGACGAGCGCAGCCTGTACATCATGCGCGTGGTGCAGATCGCCGTCATGTGTGTGCTCTCGCTCACGGTGGTCTTCGGCATCTTCTTCCTGGGCTGCAATCTGCTCATCAAGTCCGAGGGCATGATCAACTTTCTGGTGAAGGACCGGAGACCGTCTAAAGAGGTTGAAGCGGTGGTCGTGGGGCCCTATTGA